The genomic DNA TCGCCACCTTCGAGAGAAAAGCGCTTTTGACCGACATAACGCTTGTGCAGATATTTTTCCATACCGTCTGCGGCTACTAAGCGCTCAAGGAATACCTTCTTTTCTTCCGCACTAAAGCCATAGTCTTCTGCATGCTTTTCCAAGCGTTCAAAAAACCAGCGACGCTCTTCCAATTCCCAAACATGCGCAAGCTCAACACCCAAATGCCCTGCATAGGCTGATTCCAGTTTTGCGACCAAATCTTTGAGCTTCAGTTCAGACTTACCAAAGGCATTATCCGTAGCAAATGTTGTCTCAAGGTCTGATTTATCCAGTCCGTTATAAGCCAGCTCACATTCTTGAACTTCATATTCTCCACGGAGATTGATTGGATCAATTTTGGCTTTACGGTGTCCACGTAAACGGTAAGCGTGGATCAGCTTACGTACACCCATTTGCTTTTGACTTTCGCCTTCACCTGAAGATGCGACAGCAGGCATCTGCCCCAATATTTCAAAGCGCTCTTGTACGTCAAGGCGTGAAACCTCAGTACTGTCTTGCTTTAGCTCACTAAAATATTGGCGCCACGTATCACTGACGCTTTCCGGATCATGGAGAAACTGCTCATAAAGCGCTTCAACGTATTCTGCGTTGCCGCCGTAAAGCCCCGATGATGATTTATTTTGTTGATAACTTTCGGACATATTCAGTTCCTGAATCTTAATAATACCTTGCTAGACTAGCCAGCTTACAATTAGCGCTATAATACGCGCCAAGCGGCGATTTCTCAAATAACCACAAGCTGAGCTTTGCGTTTCAAAAGCGTTTTCCTATTTCGTTGTAATAGCGTTTCGCACCTGGATGTAACGGTATTCCGATACCGTCCAACGAGTGGGCAATACTCAATGCGGAATCAGGTAAGACGCGATGCAGCCAATAAGCGTGATCATCGCGCCATAAAGCTTTAGTCAACTGATAGGCAAGCTCATTATCGAGATCTTCTCTAACGACCCATAGCGCTTGCACAGCAACAGTTGGCGTATCTTCATCTATCCCTTGATACATACCTTTTGGTATGACGGTGCTGGTGTAATAGTGATTGTGCGAAAGCAACGCATCTCTTTGTACTGACGAGATTGGGATCAAACGAATATCTGTTTGTGTGCTCAAATATTGCACTTGTGGCGTAGGCGCTCCAGCCACAAAAAACACCGCATCTACGTCATTATCGAGAAATTTCTCAACGGCTTGAGGTGCATCATCATAAACCGCATCAAATTGTGAAGCATTCATACCATAAGCTGCAAGCAGCTCATCTACATTAATAAATGTACCGGAATTTTGCGCCCCCACCGCGACCCGCTTACCGGCGAGATCTTCGATATTTTTGATGTCGCTATCAGCATGTACAACCAAGTGCAGCATTTCCGGATATAAGCTGGCTAAAGCACGTAACTCATCAAACGGCTTGTCTTGCACGTAAAGGCCGCTTGCGGTGTAACGCCAATAAGCAATGTTTGATTGTACAAATGCCGAATCAACCTCATTGCGTTCCAGCTTTTTGATATTCGCTGCAGAACCGGGCGTTGAAACGTTAACCAAAAGCAGATTATCGACCCCGCAATTACCCCCGTGATCACAGGGCAAATCACCTTCAGGGTGAGAGATTATCCCACCCAGTACCGTAGCAAGCATGAAATAAATACCATTATTGTAGCCACTGCCAACACGAAAGAGCATTGGTTGAGACTGCAATTCATCCTCTGCCGTTTCACCTCCAGCCTCCAGCTCCTGAGCAAAAGAGCCACTCCATAATACGGTGAGACAAAGAGCCAAACTGCGTATTATCCCCTTCATTTAAGCCTTACCCTGTTTTGTAGAATATAATTTTGGACGCCAAAATACTAACACAGGCTGAAAGCAAACACATTCTATATATATGGATTATTTTATATGGACATACTTTTCATTACTTCAGCACTCTAGCGAAGCTGGTATAGACCATCAACGACCTCTATTACCGGTGGCTTATGATTGCGCTCAAATGCGTCATATCCGGGCTTAAGCATGCGCCAAAAATTGATATGAGGGGAAAACTGATGTCGCGCCAAATTTTCTTCACTCATGCGAAACGGAAAGGCATGCACTCGCACAAACGGCTGTCCATGCTGTAAAGCAGAGCCTACCAATGTGTAAATTTCTTCAATTTGACGATTACCCATGGCATAACAACCCACCGAAACACAATCGCCATGCACCATCAAATAGCTCCCCGTATATCCATGAGCTTTATCATAAGCATTTGGATAGTTGAGGTTAAATGATAGGTGATAACGACTATTAGGATTTAAATGCCGCATACCAAAAGCATAAAATCCTTCCGGAGACTGCTTATCTCCCTCACGCTTTTTGGGGCCAAGATCCCCTGAGTAAGTGCAAATTGGATATTGCTGAAATAAGGCATATTCTCCCTGCTCACGCTCAAGCCATACTTCAAGAATATTTTCTTCTTTGAAAATACGGATAAATGCAGGTGCACCCCACTCAAAACCACGCTGAGTAAGCTTTTGTTGCACATTTGCCTTGGAAACCAGCTCATTAAGTGATGACCCAGCTTGTGAAGCGGGCAGTTCAACATCAGAGCACGCCGCAAGCAGCATCATGCATCCGGCAATAAACAATTTTTTTATCTTCATTTACCTTCAACCCAGCGAAAGAAGTCATCCTGCATATAGCGGCTCGGCAAAGCCGCCTTACCATTACCAATAATCACGACAACATAATCCCGACCACTTTTACTGCGCAAAAAGCCAGCAAAAGCGCGAACCCCATCAATCGTACCGGTTTTTCCACGTAAATTGCCGCCCAGACGCTCACCGCGATAGCGCTTGCGCAATGTCCCACTTTCACCTGCTACAGCCAGCGAATCGAGGAATACTTGCTTTTTATCGGAATAATACAAGCTCCGCATTAACATAACTAACTGTGCAACAGTTACGCGGCTAATCCGCGACAATCCGGCGCCATTATCAATAATCATGCCATGAGTATCGACGCCAAATGCGCTAAGGGTATTAATGACTGCATCACGCCCCTTTTGCAGACTACCCGGCCGGCCATAGGTTTCCACACCAAGCGAGAGCATCAGCTGGCGCGTCATCACATTGTTACTCTGCTGGTTCATCATCGCAATTAACTCAGACAACGGCAGCGACTCCCCTGTATAAAACAGCTTGGCCTGAGCAGGGTGCGGACCAACCGCCCCCGCACCATCAAGCGTTCCACCTTTCTGATACCAGAGGTCGCGAAATAAATAATAAAACTGCTCAACAGCCTCACCCATAACAACCGTCACTTCGCGCTTTCCGCACTGCAAGCTGTAACGCCCTTTTAAGATGACCGTCGCATAGCCCATATCATCGCGCTCAATACTGACAATCGGAGCATAGTTCTTACTGCAAGAACCATTGTTCACATTCATCTGATTATCGATTTTCCAATTGACGATATTTGGCCACAAATCGAATGCAACACTTCCCCCTTGTGGGCGCATCGTCAATTTAATGGTGCGAAAATTAACCATCAACGGATTAGGTACCGCGTTATAGGCCGCCCAAGGATTACCATCGAATGACTCGCGGTCGCGCGCCTCTGCAGGAAGCCTGTATAGCGACTCATCGAGAACGATATTACCGGTAATATGGCGAATGCCACGTTCACGCAAAGTATCGATCATAGCTGAAAGGCGCTCTTCAACCAAAAATGGGTCAGCACCACCTTCAATATAGAGATTGCCATGCACAACACCATTATTATCTGGCAGTGCATCGACGTAAAAACGCGTCTGCCAACGGTAGTCACGCCCCAGTCGGATTAACCCTGCGGATGTTGTCAGCAACTTGGCAACAGATGCAGGGTTACGCTGCCGCTGCCCATTAAGCTCCACAAGAGGCTGATCAGCATCAACAGCTTGAACCCAGATACTGACATCATCACGATTAACGCCATGCTTATCAAGCATCGCCGCAACCTCAGCTGGCAATATCGTCGCCCATGTCCACCCTGTGTACAGAATCAGTGCTACAGCCAGCAAAAATCGCACTCGAACCTCCCTCATAAATAAAGCGCCCCGCAAGCGACCAAAAAGGCTGCTATTATAGCCGCACATTTACATTTGCCATACCCAAATCATCATGTCCGAACAGGAAAAACAATACGACGAAGAAGGCCGTGTCATCCGCGCCAACCGCAGTGAAGAAAAGCGCCAACGTGAAGAAATCAAAACATTTGTCCAAGAACTGCTCACCCTGCCTTCAGGGCAATATGGACTTTTACCCATCACTGAGACCCTACAAGCAGCACTAATCGAAGGCAAGCGCCTACAAGGCAACGCATTCAAGCGCCATCTCAACTACCTCACCCGCCTACTTGACGAGCATGATGTCGAAGCCGTTCGCCACGCTCATGAACACATCAACCACCCATTTTTAAACGACGGTGCAAAAATGCAGCGTATCCAGCGTGAAATTGAGCGTCTGGCAGAAAATGACCCTGAAATCGTTGGCGAACTCTTTGCCCGCTACGCTGATCCTGACCTTCAGCACATCCGCCAACTCACGCGAGAAATGCAAAAACACCGCGAAGAGCAAGCTAAGCTTGAACCGGAACAACGCGACAGAAAGCCAGGCAAGCACCAACGCCAACTACAAAAGTACCTGCAAACCTTACCGTTGAACGAGTACTACCAAGATTGAACGATATTCCCCTGAGCCTCTATGTGCACATTCCGTGGTGTGTACAGAAATGCCCGTACTGTGATTTCAACTCACATGCCTTACGCCGCCAACCGGATGAATCTGCCTATATCACGCACCTGCTTGCAGACCTTGATCACGACCGCGATCCTCGCCCCCTAACCAGTATTTTCATCGGCGGCGGCACTCCCAGCATTTTCAGCGCAGCATCCATCGCTGCGCTGCTT from Cardiobacteriaceae bacterium TAE3-ERU3 includes the following:
- a CDS encoding TAXI family TRAP transporter solute-binding subunit, with product MKGIIRSLALCLTVLWSGSFAQELEAGGETAEDELQSQPMLFRVGSGYNNGIYFMLATVLGGIISHPEGDLPCDHGGNCGVDNLLLVNVSTPGSAANIKKLERNEVDSAFVQSNIAYWRYTASGLYVQDKPFDELRALASLYPEMLHLVVHADSDIKNIEDLAGKRVAVGAQNSGTFINVDELLAAYGMNASQFDAVYDDAPQAVEKFLDNDVDAVFFVAGAPTPQVQYLSTQTDIRLIPISSVQRDALLSHNHYYTSTVIPKGMYQGIDEDTPTVAVQALWVVREDLDNELAYQLTKALWRDDHAYWLHRVLPDSALSIAHSLDGIGIPLHPGAKRYYNEIGKRF
- a CDS encoding DUF615 domain-containing protein, yielding MSEQEKQYDEEGRVIRANRSEEKRQREEIKTFVQELLTLPSGQYGLLPITETLQAALIEGKRLQGNAFKRHLNYLTRLLDEHDVEAVRHAHEHINHPFLNDGAKMQRIQREIERLAENDPEIVGELFARYADPDLQHIRQLTREMQKHREEQAKLEPEQRDRKPGKHQRQLQKYLQTLPLNEYYQD
- a CDS encoding murein L,D-transpeptidase translates to MKIKKLFIAGCMMLLAACSDVELPASQAGSSLNELVSKANVQQKLTQRGFEWGAPAFIRIFKEENILEVWLEREQGEYALFQQYPICTYSGDLGPKKREGDKQSPEGFYAFGMRHLNPNSRYHLSFNLNYPNAYDKAHGYTGSYLMVHGDCVSVGCYAMGNRQIEEIYTLVGSALQHGQPFVRVHAFPFRMSEENLARHQFSPHINFWRMLKPGYDAFERNHKPPVIEVVDGLYQLR
- the dacB gene encoding D-alanyl-D-alanine carboxypeptidase/D-alanyl-D-alanine-endopeptidase, producing MREVRVRFLLAVALILYTGWTWATILPAEVAAMLDKHGVNRDDVSIWVQAVDADQPLVELNGQRQRNPASVAKLLTTSAGLIRLGRDYRWQTRFYVDALPDNNGVVHGNLYIEGGADPFLVEERLSAMIDTLRERGIRHITGNIVLDESLYRLPAEARDRESFDGNPWAAYNAVPNPLMVNFRTIKLTMRPQGGSVAFDLWPNIVNWKIDNQMNVNNGSCSKNYAPIVSIERDDMGYATVILKGRYSLQCGKREVTVVMGEAVEQFYYLFRDLWYQKGGTLDGAGAVGPHPAQAKLFYTGESLPLSELIAMMNQQSNNVMTRQLMLSLGVETYGRPGSLQKGRDAVINTLSAFGVDTHGMIIDNGAGLSRISRVTVAQLVMLMRSLYYSDKKQVFLDSLAVAGESGTLRKRYRGERLGGNLRGKTGTIDGVRAFAGFLRSKSGRDYVVVIIGNGKAALPSRYMQDDFFRWVEGK